ATGAAAAAGATCGGAACACCTGTTTATGAGCTGCCGCCTTCGAAAGGAACCCCCCGTAACAGCGAGGGTGCTTTTCTGCGTTTAAAAAACGGTCATCTGATGTTTGCATACAGCCGCTATCACGGAGACAGTTGGGGCGACGCCGCCGGCTGCGACATCGCCGCAGTTCTCTTTGACGGTAAAACGTGGAGCGATCCGGAGATCTTGTTTTCTGCAAAAGATTTCGGGACGAAAAACATCATGAGCGTCTCATTGCTGCGTTTGGGCAAAGACGACATCGCCCTGTTTTTCCTCGTCCGAGATTCGAAAGACGGCAAGTCGGATATCCGTGAACACATCTCGCACAGCCGTGATGAAGGCAAGACCTGGAGCCGACCAATCTGCTGTATCGCCGAACCCGGATACAACGTCACCAACAACGACCGTGTGGTTCAGCTGAAAAGCGGGCGCCTGCTTGTCCCCTGTTCTCTGCATAAAAACTTTGCCTCGGATCAAAAATTCGCCAGACGCGGGAGCATCCGCTTCGTCTGTTCCGACGATCTGGGAAAGACCTGGCACAATCTCAGCGGTATTTATGACTCCGAAAGCCGATTTGATGAGGCGGGTTATCAGGAGCCGGGTGTTATCGAACTTGATGACGGACGGTTATTCAGCTGGAACCGCACCGATTTAGGACATCAATACGAGATGTTATCCTCCGACGGTGGTGAGACCTGGACTTCACCCAAACCCTCGATTTTCACCGCTCCGTGTTCTCCGCTCTCGATGAAACGCTTGCCGGACGGCAGATTGTTTGCGGTCTACAATCCCATCCCGAACTACAACACCCGTGATTATACCAAAGTCGGCTGGGGACGTACCCCTTTGGTCGGTACGTTGGTGAACCAAGACGTGACGAAAATCGAACAGACCTTTGTGATCGAAGACGACCCGGAAGCGGGCTATTGCTACTGCGCGATTTATCCCGAAGCCGACCGCATGTATTTGGCCTATTGCTGCGGCGACGCCCGCGACGAGGGCTGCCTGCAGCGTCTGCGTCTGACCGAAATACGGTATGAAGATTTAAATTGAATTGAAAAAGTTATTTGCTGTTTTTTTTGCGGTTCTGCTGACCGTCTGCCTGCTGCCGATGACCGGCTGCGGCAACAATCAAATTCAAATCGGGCTGGATGCGTTTCCGTCCACGCTCGACCCTCAGCTTGAGGCGCAGGAACCCGGCGCCTCTGTTTTCGGTTTTCTGTTTTCCGGGCTTCTGCAATACGGGAAGGACGGTATGCTCCATCCCGACGTTGCTGAACAGTTCTTTTTTTCTGAAGACGGAACAAAGCTGACATTTATTCTGCGCACCGACCGGCTTTGGCAGGACGGCACTCAGGTCACTTCTTATGATTTTGCGTTCGCCATTGAACGCGTCCTCTCCCCTGAAACCGAATCCGCCTATGCGAAAACCCTTTTTTCCATCGCAGGAGCGCAGGATTTTTACAATCAAGCGGCATCTGAGATATCAGGCATTTCCTGTCCGGATAAAAGCACGCTCATTTTAACGCTGGACTACACCGACGAAACCTTTTTATATGCCTTTGCAGCACCCTATCTCTCGCCCTGCAACGAAGACTTTTTCGACGCTTCGGAGGGATCATACGGCATGACTTCCGCAGAAACCCTGCTGAACGGCCCATATACCGTTTACAGCCGCGGCAGTACGCAAATCGTGTTAAAGAAACGTGACGGCGCCGAAAAATCGCTGCCCGATACGATTACATTTTTTATCAGCGAAGACCTTTCCGAGTCCGAATTGACTGCGCAGCTGGAATCCGGCAAAACCGCAATGGCAATCTACGACATCGAATTAGATGTCAGCGATGAGATTGAAGTTGAACCTGTCGAAAACCTAACCTGGGGAATCTGTCTCGGCATCGGAGAGGATACGGCAAGTCGGGACGAACGGCTTTTATATGCGCTTGCCTACGGTGGAATCGGCGAACTCCAACAGGAAAACCGGGTGACAAATCTCATGCCGGAGGCCTATGCGAACTTCTATCTCTCAAAAGCCCAACTCGCCCGCGCGGCAAATAACGACACCGCGAAAAACTTTTTAAGCGCACTGCTCTCCGCCTATGATCTCTCCGCGCTGCCTACCATTACCCTTTTGGTACCGGATGAAGACGAAGCCAGGGCTTTATCCGATCAATTGGTTCAGTTGTGGCAAAAAAACATAAACATCTTTATTACGCGTGAATATTACAGCCGCTCGAAAATCCTCTCGCTGATGAGCAGCGGGGACTACGATGCCGCACTGCTTCCCATCGAATATACCCAGTCGACGCCGGCCGCTTTTTACCGGGATCTGTGCGCACAGATCGGCGCATCCGACGAACTCAACGCACAACTCGATGCGATCGAGGCCTACTCCGATCAGGACTTCGCCAAGGCAGCAGAGCAGATTTTATTCGACAGCAAACGTATCTTCCCCCTACAGGAGGGATGTATATATATTTATTCACAATCCGATTTAACGCATATTTATTACAATCGGAGGGTCGGAATCGTCGATTTACAGTAAATTTGCTTGCATCCTGACCTTACGTGTGTTATAATCCTTGAAAATGCGGGGAAATCGCTTCGGACAAGTCGCCGCGCGGTTTTCCCTGTTTTCGTATTTTTTAAAAGGTGGTATTGTCTATGCGTTATTTTGACCGCAAGCACGAATGCATGTCCGCAGACGAAATGAAAAAAATCCAGGATGAGCGTCTGATCAACACCGTTGAGCGGGTTTATAATAACGTACGATTTTATCACGACAGAATGGATGAACACGGCCTCAAACCGTCCGATATCAAAGGAATACAAGATCTGCATAAACTCCCGTTTATGACCAAAGCCGATCTGCGCGATTATTATCCGTTCGGCTGCTTTGCCGTCCCGAAAGAGAAAATCGTCCGCATTCACGCCTCATCCGGTACGACCGGAAAACCGATCGTCGTCGGCGTCACGAAAAACGATATTAAAATCTGGGCGGACTGTATGGCACGTTGTTTGGCGATGACAGGAGCGACAAAACACGACGTGATTCAAATTTCCTATGGTTATGGGTTGTTCACCGGCGGTCTCGGCGCACATTACGGCAGCGAACGTCTGGGCGCATTAACAATTCCAACCTCCGGCGGTAATACCGCGCGCCAGATTCAGCTGATGCAGGATCTGGGCTCCACGGTTTTATGCTGCACACCGTCGTATGCATTGTATTTGGCTGACTATATCCGCGACAACAACATCCCGTTGTCCAATTTTAAACTCAAGGCCGGTGTGTTCGGCGCAGAACCATGGTCGGAATCGATGAAAGAGGAAATCGAACAGCGGCTCGGACTTAAGGCCTATGATATTTACGGTCTCTCCGAGGTTATGGGGCCCGGCGTCGCGATGTCCTGTAATCACGGCGAAGGTCTTCACGTCAACGCCGATCACTTTGTCCCCGAAATCATCAATCCCGAGACCGGCGAAGTTCTGAAGGAAGGCGAAACCGGTGAACTCGTATTTACATGCATCACCAAAGAGGCGCTGCCGATGATCCGCTACCGCACCCGCGACCTGTCTTCCCTGACCTATGGCACCTGCGAATGCGGCAGAACCCTGCCTAAGATGAAAAAAGTCATCGGCAGAAGCGACGACATGCTCATCATCCGCGGCGTCAATGTCTTCCCGTCCCAGGTCGAAAGCGTCTTATTGTCGATGGGTCAAGTCGAACCGCACTATATGCTCTACGTCGACCGTAAAGGGTATCTGGACGAACTGTCGATCGAAGTTGAAATGACCTCGGAGATGTTCTCGGACAAGATCGAAAACATTTCTGCCATCGAGCGCAAGCTTCAAAATCAAATTCACGCCGTGCTCAACATCAACGCCGACGTGCGCCTCGTCGCCCCGAAATCGATTCCGCGCAGCGAGGGCAAGGCCAAGCGCGTGATTGACCGCCGCAACCTTTTTAATAAATAATTTGACATCATTTTTTCGATATGCTACAATTCCCTCACCGGCCATGACCGGGAAGAAGTAGAAAGAACGCTGCCCCAAAGAGAGCTGCCGGATGGTGAGAGGCGCGGGGAAAGCCCTTTTGAATACATCCCGAGAGCCGCGCCCCGAAAGGTTTCCGAGTAGGCGGCGACGGGTCCGCCCGTTACAGCGGCAGGATATGTCTAAGCAACTTGTTGCTTCTGCTTACCCGCAGAGGCGTCCGGTGTGAACCGGATGCAAACCGAGGTGGTACCGCGATTTTTTATCGCCCTCCGTTATTACGGCACATGCATATTTAAAGCATGTTTCCCGTAAACGGGGGCGTTTTATTTTATCTGAAAGGATTTGCCCGACATGATTATTACGGATTTTCTCGAACGAAATGCACGTCTGCACCCGACCGAGGTTGCGCTGGTCGAAATCAACCCCGCCCTGCATCCCGAACATGTGACCTGGCGCGAATTCAACCTGATCGAATCGGCGCCGGGCGGCAAATACCGCCGCGAGATGAC
The Oscillospiraceae bacterium DNA segment above includes these coding regions:
- a CDS encoding sialidase family protein, which codes for MMKKIGTPVYELPPSKGTPRNSEGAFLRLKNGHLMFAYSRYHGDSWGDAAGCDIAAVLFDGKTWSDPEILFSAKDFGTKNIMSVSLLRLGKDDIALFFLVRDSKDGKSDIREHISHSRDEGKTWSRPICCIAEPGYNVTNNDRVVQLKSGRLLVPCSLHKNFASDQKFARRGSIRFVCSDDLGKTWHNLSGIYDSESRFDEAGYQEPGVIELDDGRLFSWNRTDLGHQYEMLSSDGGETWTSPKPSIFTAPCSPLSMKRLPDGRLFAVYNPIPNYNTRDYTKVGWGRTPLVGTLVNQDVTKIEQTFVIEDDPEAGYCYCAIYPEADRMYLAYCCGDARDEGCLQRLRLTEIRYEDLN
- a CDS encoding ABC transporter substrate-binding protein, encoding MKKLFAVFFAVLLTVCLLPMTGCGNNQIQIGLDAFPSTLDPQLEAQEPGASVFGFLFSGLLQYGKDGMLHPDVAEQFFFSEDGTKLTFILRTDRLWQDGTQVTSYDFAFAIERVLSPETESAYAKTLFSIAGAQDFYNQAASEISGISCPDKSTLILTLDYTDETFLYAFAAPYLSPCNEDFFDASEGSYGMTSAETLLNGPYTVYSRGSTQIVLKKRDGAEKSLPDTITFFISEDLSESELTAQLESGKTAMAIYDIELDVSDEIEVEPVENLTWGICLGIGEDTASRDERLLYALAYGGIGELQQENRVTNLMPEAYANFYLSKAQLARAANNDTAKNFLSALLSAYDLSALPTITLLVPDEDEARALSDQLVQLWQKNINIFITREYYSRSKILSLMSSGDYDAALLPIEYTQSTPAAFYRDLCAQIGASDELNAQLDAIEAYSDQDFAKAAEQILFDSKRIFPLQEGCIYIYSQSDLTHIYYNRRVGIVDLQ
- a CDS encoding phenylacetate--CoA ligase; the encoded protein is MRYFDRKHECMSADEMKKIQDERLINTVERVYNNVRFYHDRMDEHGLKPSDIKGIQDLHKLPFMTKADLRDYYPFGCFAVPKEKIVRIHASSGTTGKPIVVGVTKNDIKIWADCMARCLAMTGATKHDVIQISYGYGLFTGGLGAHYGSERLGALTIPTSGGNTARQIQLMQDLGSTVLCCTPSYALYLADYIRDNNIPLSNFKLKAGVFGAEPWSESMKEEIEQRLGLKAYDIYGLSEVMGPGVAMSCNHGEGLHVNADHFVPEIINPETGEVLKEGETGELVFTCITKEALPMIRYRTRDLSSLTYGTCECGRTLPKMKKVIGRSDDMLIIRGVNVFPSQVESVLLSMGQVEPHYMLYVDRKGYLDELSIEVEMTSEMFSDKIENISAIERKLQNQIHAVLNINADVRLVAPKSIPRSEGKAKRVIDRRNLFNK